GTAGAAAGTGCTCATTACCTATTTGTTTATGTTTAtatataggaaaaaaaacaaacagtttttcaAGTGGCATACATCACACTGTTGTAGTGGTTGACTTTCTCAAGATGGTCTTCTGGGGTTTTGGTGCAGTTTGTGGAGGCACAGTTGCAGgtctgagagggggaaagctATTACTGGGGCTTATTCCCAACCCTCCATTTTCTAGAGGCaacggagggagagggggaggcggCGGTGGTAAAGGAGGACATTGGTGAGGAAGCTTTCCCAGTGTGTGGGCTGGCTCACTGTGTAAGTGGACCTCCCTGTTTTTAATGTTATACCGAACATCACAGTCAGGGCAATAGCCATGGTACTGCACTTTCTCACTAAATCGCACTCGTTCCCGTGTTCCTGTTTGAGGACACCTGTCTTTATCAGGTCTATGAATCAGAGGATGTATTGGAACTTTGTCCAAGTTACTATTAGGTATGCAAAATACATCCCCATTAGGAATCTTGTTTGGTCCTCCTGGTAAACCTCCATTTCGAAGTAGGGTCCCATTAGTCTTTACAGGATTGGCAGAAGGAACTGGCCTGTGAGAGTCTTCACACTTCACAGGAGTCAACCgtggtggaggtggtggtggattGGGTTTCCTCAGTACGGTGAGAATAGCAGATGGGTGTGCTGGGGGCTTGATGAGAGGTGCATTGGCACGCACTTTGGCTTTCTCCAAGCTGGACGCTGTTGTGCTGCTTGAGCTGCTGTTCAGCGTGTCAGTTTTGGAACTGTCTGTCATCTCATCCTCCAGCTGCAGGTCAGATGTCAATGTGTCAATCTGGTCAACCACCTGATGGAAATCAGAAC
This genomic interval from Gopherus evgoodei ecotype Sinaloan lineage chromosome 6, rGopEvg1_v1.p, whole genome shotgun sequence contains the following:
- the PRR16 gene encoding protein Largen, producing the protein MSAKSKGTPASSSPPEGPPAASKAKVKEQIKIIVEDLELVLGDLKDVAKELKEVVDQIDTLTSDLQLEDEMTDSSKTDTLNSSSSSTTASSLEKAKVRANAPLIKPPAHPSAILTVLRKPNPPPPPPRLTPVKCEDSHRPVPSANPVKTNGTLLRNGGLPGGPNKIPNGDVFCIPNSNLDKVPIHPLIHRPDKDRCPQTGTRERVRFSEKVQYHGYCPDCDVRYNIKNREVHLHSEPAHTLGKLPHQCPPLPPPPPPLPPLPLENGGLGISPSNSFPPLRPATVPPQTAPKPQKTILRKSTTTTV